The following are encoded in a window of Gasterosteus aculeatus chromosome 5, fGasAcu3.hap1.1, whole genome shotgun sequence genomic DNA:
- the wbp2 gene encoding WW domain-binding protein 2: MTLNQNNSESGGVIINNSESVLMNYDNVELVFCDADSLPEAFRKSKKGSIYLTPYRVIFLAKGRDALQSFMMPFYLIKGCEIKQPVLGANYIKGTVNSEPGGGWEGTATFKLIFAAGGAIEFGQHMLQVAAQASRGQPVTSGFGGCPYMANGAYAYPPPPANGMYPAGPPPGYSYPNPPPPGVFYPNPPAFDASAAYIPPPPYSAPLGQQPPHDPDLPSSAAAEAKAAEAAASAGGATPAPTHVYLPQDKPPPYSPPEDKKNQ, encoded by the exons ATGACTCTGAACCAGAACAACTCGGAGTCCGGCGGAgtcatcatcaacaacagcGAAAG TGTGTTGATGAACTACGATAACGTGGAGCTTGTCTTCTGTGATGCGGACAGTCTGCCAGAAGCCTTCAGAAAGAGCAAGAAAGGCAGCATCTACCTAACTCCATACAGG GTGATCTTTCTGGCTAAAGGGCGGGATGCACTGCAGTCCTTTATGATGCCCTTCTACCTTATAAAGGGCTGTGAGATAAAACAACCTGTATTGGGAGCCAATTACATCAAGGGCACTGTCAACTCTGAGCCTGGAg GTGGCTGGGAGGGCACTGCTACGTTCAAGCTCATctttgctgctggaggagctatAGAGTTTGGCCAGCACATGCTGCAGGTTGCAGCGCAGG CGTCAAGAGGTCAGCCAGTGACTTCTGGGTTTGGTGGATGCCCTTACATGGCTAACGGGGCTTATGCttaccctcctccccctgctaaTGGGATGTACCCCGCTGGACCTCCCCCCGGCTACTCCTACCCCAACCCTCCTCCACCAG GTGTATTCTACCCCAACCCTCCAGCGTTTGATGCGTCTGCGGCCTACATACCCCCGCCTCCTTATTCTGCTCCTCTAGGCCAGCAGCCCCCACATGACCCGGACCTTCcctcctcagcagcag CGGAGGCCAAAGCTGCTGAAGCAGCCGCAAGCGCTGGCGGTGCCACACCAGCTCCTACACATGTGTACCTGCCACAG
- the unc13d gene encoding protein unc-13 homolog D, with protein MSSQSEPIITRDNLLQTPEQELGSSKPKQFSPANVRKLGLTRKTRDRRDDHNPEERARKHKELELKPLYKELLYTITHRMGKPSSAQVFTESQLHQYIQEAFTMTEAEHRSLMERVNGTEPPVYCLMATVKEAKEILGKDISGFSDPYCLLTIMEDEEESRTRRSKAKPSKSIVKDVVSNDKIYETEIKKQTLNPIWNQTFILEFRDIAGASFHLEMWDKDEELSLTQKLEDIKTNFSSLKRMIKDAKKEKGQDDFLGKVVLKLQDLHCTEDNWYNLEPRTETYPNRGKCHLNLKFIHKARDGTLSAGRSAYINYCGILQQFVEAYISKQKSSAPWKGALCGEAQTLLEFYASQNDLSPFLQDLAKWVAYSKLYQSLEVDSSVLFQQLTSVEYHWRQQELPHQQKQELGDSLHGFLQYGLCLVAKYRDIFPPTPSATPKLHTLLRILVQICKTQAFQKLNPAQFELHDEVSDAIQTGTQEWFTLKKGLHQPMTKDLAEIVNALSRLIGEVQEDIKHNKDVWNRVFLSAVQVDVFTVVYKRFDSLIAKEVRKTLSLLQGQMEQALANTLFPVYLSLQAIHKDKAFLKTRGSLELTNFQEDFRDALPYWLNQAFSRTQERVERAVQVDQLQPLQSGAVPIKHSTSAVDLVACIQPICHLWEQLSWPDPEEAFMLMVKLTEDVCKIVVNYCHTLKERVRVLSENSDPGSAINMLCVVVNDLEHLRSVLNRLPTQLNWAGLRDRTQNVIGESQFHNTLPSQLQQAQSVLGREIRSALDTLGKKLNTDIETQVRNMSTRKRLPSKSTEDAAAPLMRYLEQELQYMNENLVQENFNSLLTPLWNNSVKILYQVATQHPQQGGLMVFCQRLLYTLQCLEQCFLAEGNGLPLKTLHSDEYMALKAHLTHNSLSSCQLIEKFLERKIQEQNVNTSEKYGAVTLLASYSRSDQRLRVEVLNAVNLLPMDSNGLSDPFVQLCLEPNHVFQEVETRCTRTKSRDLNPLFEEAFEFLVSLDQCRAPGACLVLTVLDHDTLMTDDFEGEAFLALKGLPGVARDMKGDELSLQPEVTPAQIRLPLIHPKHNDDSILALLESRRGEQEAQAYVKKRRQREKQSQEGIQP; from the exons ATGTCAAGTCAAAGCGAGCCAATCATCACAAGAGACAATCTACTGCAAACACCTGAACAG GAACTCGGCTCCTCAAAACCCAAACAG TTCTCACCTGCCAATGTACGTAAACTAGGGTTGACGAGGAAGACGAGAGACAGGAGG GACGATCACAACCCAGAAGAGAGGGCGAGGAAACACAAGGAGCTGGAG CTGAAGCCTCTGTATAAAGAGCTGCTGTACACCATCACTCATAGAATGGGCAAACCGTCCTCCGCTCAGGTCTTCACGGAGAGCCAGCTCCACCAGTACATCCAGGAGGCCTTCACCATGACGGAGGCAGAGCACAGAAGCCTGATGGAGAGGGTGAACGGCACAGAG CCTCCAGTATACTGCCTCATGGCCACTGTAAAGGAAGCCAAGGAAATCCTGGGAAAAGACATCAGTG GTTTCAGTGACCCATACTGCCTGCTGACCATcatggaggatgaggaggagagccgAACACGGCGCTCCAAAGCCAAACCCTCTAAATCTATTGTGAAGGACGTTGTATCCAATGACAAAATCTACGAGACAGAGATAAAGAAGCAGACTCTAAACCCTATTTGGAACCAAACCTTCATACT AGAGTTCAGAGACATCGCCGGTGCCAGTTTCCATCTTGAGATGTG GGATAAGGACGAAGAGCTTTCCCTCACCCAGAAACTAGAGGACATCAAAACCAACTTCAGCAGTTTAAAAAG GATGATCAAGGAtgccaaaaaggaaaaaggccaGGATGACTTTTTGGGCAAGGTGGTCCTGAAACTACAG GATCTCCACTGTACTGAAGACAACTGGTACAATCTGGAGCCCAGAACAGAGACGTATCCTAATCGCGGCAAGTGCCACCTGAACCTCAAGTTCATCCATAAAGCG AGAGACGGGACGCTGAGTGCCGGTCGTAGTGCTTACATCAACTACTGCGGGATTCTGCAGCAGTTTGTTGAGGCTTACATCTCCAAGCAAAAG AGTTCCGCTCCGTGGAAAGGGGCGCTGTGTGGCGAGGCTCAGACTCTGCTGGAGTTCTACGCCTCGCAGAATGACCTCTCACCTTTCCTCCAGGACCTGGC GAAGTGGGTGGCTTACAGCAAGCTGTACCAGAGTTTAGAGGTGGATTCTTCTGTGCTCTTCCAGCAGCTGACCAGCGTAGAGTACCACTGGCGACAGCAGGAGCTGCCGCACCAACAG AAACAGGAACTTGGGGACTCTCTTCATGGTTTCCTGCAGTACGGACTGTGTCTGGTGGCCAAATACAGAGACATCTTTCCCCCGACTCCCAGCGCTACTCCGAAACTACACACACTGCTGAG AATCTTGGTCCAGATCTGTAAGACTCAGGCGTTTCAGAAACTGAACCCGGCTCAGTTTGAATTACACGACGAGGTCAGCGATGCCATACAG ACAGGTACACAGGAGTGGTTCACTCTCAAAAAGGGTCTGCATCAGCCGATGACTAAG GACCTGGCAGAGATCGTGAACGCCCTCTCCAGGTTGATTGGGGAGGTGCAGGAAGACATAAAGCACAACAAGGACGTTTGGAATCGGGTTTTTCTCAG TGCCGTGCAAGTGGACGTGTTCACTGTTGTCTACAAAAGGTTTGACTCCCTG ATCGCAAAAGAAGTGAGGAAAACGTTGTCCCTGCTGCAGGGTCAGATGGAGCAGGCTCTGGCCAACACCCTTTTCCCTGTGTACCTGAGCCTGCAGGCCATCCACAAAGACAAGGCTTTCTTAAAGACAAG GGGATCACTTGAGTTGACCAACTTTCAAGAGGACTTCAGGGACGCTCTGCCCTACTGGCTGAACCAGGCGTTCAGTCGAACTCaggagagggtggagagggCTGTGCAGGTAGACCAG CTCCAGCCCCTGCAGTCTGGTGCGGTGCCCATAAAACACAGCACCTCAGCGGTGGACCTGGTGGCCTGCATCCAACCTATCTGCCATCTGTGGGAGCAGCTGTCCTGGCCCGACCCCGAGGAGGCCTTCATGCTCATGGTCAAGCTCACCGAG gaTGTGTGCAAGATTGTGGTGAACTACTGTCACACACTGAAGGAGAGGGTCAGGGTGCTGTCGGAGAACTCCGACCCCGGCAGTGCCATCAACATG TTGTGCGTGGTGGTGAATGACTTGGAGCACTTGCGGTCAGTGCTGAACCGACTGCCCACACAGCTGAACTGGGCAGGACTTCGAGACCGGACCCAAAACGTGATCGGAGAAAGCCAGTTCCACAACACCCTGCcctcacagctgcagcaagcCCAGAGCGTCCTCGGCCGAGAGATCCGCTCCGCTCTGGACACCCTTGGGAAAAAG ttgaACACAGACATCGAGACTCAAGTCCGGAACATGTCAACCAGGAAGAGGCTTCCCTCCAAGTCCACAGAGGAC GCCGCAGCCCCCTTGATGCGCTACCTGGAGCAGGAGCTGCAGTACATGAACGAAAATCTGGTTCAAGAGAACTTCAACAG TCTCCTGACTCCTCTGTGGAATAACTCGGTGAAGATCCTCTACCAGGTGGCCACCCAGCATCCACAGCAAGGGGGGCTCATGGTGTTCTGCCAGAGACTGCTGTATACGCTGCAG TGCCTGGAGCAGTGCTTCCTCGCTGAGGGAAATGGGCTCCCGCTGAAAACGCTCCACTCTGATGAGTATATG GCTCTCAAAGCTCATCTGACTCACAACTCTCTGAGCAGCTGTCAGCTTATTGAGAAGTTCCTTGAGAGGAAAATACAGGAGCAG AACGTGAACACCTCGGAGAAATACGGTGCCGTCACCCTCCTGGCTTCCTACAGCAGATCAGACCAAAGGCTCAGAGTTGAGGTGTTGAATGCGGTCAACCTCTTGCCAATGGACTCGAACG GTCTCAGCGATCCGTTTGTGCAGCTGTGCCTGGAGCCCAACCACGTTTTCCAAGAAGTGGAGACTCGCTGCACTCGCACCAAGAGCCGTGATCTCAATCCGCTTTTTGAGGAGGCCTTTGAATT TCTGGTATCCCTGGATCAGTGCCGGGCTCCGGGGGCATGCCTGGTGCTGACGGTTCTGGACCACGACACCTTGATGACGGATGACTTTGAAGGCGAGGCCTTCCTGGCCCTCAAGGGCCTACCGGGAGTCGCTAGGGATATGAAAGGAGATGAACTCAGCCTACAGCCTGAAGTCACGCCTGCTCAGATCCGATTGCCTCTAATTCATCCCAAACATAATG ACGACAGCATTCTGGCACTTCTTGAGTCCAGGAGAGGAGAGCAAGAGGCTCAAGCCTACGTGAAGAagcggaggcagagagagaaacagtccCAGGAGGGGATTCAACCCTAA